Proteins encoded together in one Drosophila albomicans strain 15112-1751.03 chromosome 2R, ASM965048v2, whole genome shotgun sequence window:
- the LOC117574236 gene encoding STAM-binding protein-like A — protein sequence MSKSVNNMNMAIVEPAERMKYLSHCGTVIEVDKNMAVTRYYRSGTEMLRMANVYLNEGNHENAFILYMRYMTLFIEKIRQHPDYNSVKAEVKAINKTIKEEIMPTTEKLRNKLLTQYQREYEQFLASKEAERVREQREREAKQRAAAAGVVPSLIPANLHVQMDANNQPTAPELGLLDQVVYPNDFPTGTNRSHLPSSGLLLPGVDTGADRSPNTSSKPAFDRGQKPQYNRTDSLLAGSLRTVNVPADTMDVFLQLAHANTSKNIETCGVLAGHLARNELSITHIITPQQQGTPDSCNTMHEEQIFDVQDQMQLITLGWIHTHPTQTAFLSSVDLHTHCSYQMMMPEAIAIVCAPKYNANGFFILTPHYGLDYIAQCRQTGFHPHPNDPPLFMDAAHIKMDSHAKIKVIDLRR from the exons atgtcCAAATCGGtgaataatatgaatatgGCCATTGTGGAGCCAGCGGAGCGTATGAAATATCTCTCGCATTGTGGCACAGTCATCGAGGTGGACAAAAATATGGCGGTGACGCG CTATTATCGCTCCGGCACCGAAATGCTGCGCATGGCGAACGTCTATCTGAATGAGGGAAACCATGAGAACGCCTTCATACTCTACATGCGCTACATGACGCTGTTCATCGAGAAGATTCGCCAGCATCCCGACTACAATAGCGTCAAGGCCGAGGTGAAGGCCATCAACAAGACCATCAAGGAGGAGATTATGCCCACCACAGAGAAGCTGCGCAACAAGCTCCTCACGCAGTATCAACGCGAATACGAACAGTTTCTGGCCAGCAAGGAGGCGGAACGTGTCCGGGAGCAACGGGAACGGGAGGCGAAACAAcgggcagcggcagcaggaGTTGTGCCATCGTTGATACCCGCCAATCTGCATGTGCAGATGGATGCGAATAATCAGCCGACGGCGCCAGAGTTGGGACTGCTCGATCAGGTGGTGTATCCCAATGATTTTCCCACTGGCACCAATCGCAGTCACTTGCCCAGTTCGGGTTTGTTGCTGCCCGGCGTCGACACAGGCGCTGACAGATCACCCAA CACATCGTCGAAGCCCGCCTTTGATCGTGGACAGAAGCCGCAATATAATCGCACCGACTCGCTGCTGGCGGGATCGTTGCGCACAGTCAACGTACCTGCCGACACCATGGATGTGTTCCTACAGCTGGCACATGCCAACACCTCCAAGAACATTGAGACTTGCGGCGTCCTCGCCGGCCATTTGGCCCGTAACGAGCTCTCCATCACACACATCATCACGCCCCAGCAGCAAGGGACACCCGACAGCTGCAACACCATGCATGAGGAGCAGATCTTCGATGTGCAGGACCAGATGCAGCTCATCACGCTCGGCTGGATTCAT ACTCATCCCACTCAGACCGCTTTCTTGTCCTCCGTTGACTTGCACACACATTGCTCCTATCAGATGATGATGCCCGAAGCAATTGCCATCGTCTGTGCACCCAAGTACAATGC caATGGTTTCTTCATACTTACGCCGCACTATGGACTAGATTATATTGCACAGTGTCGGCAAACCGGGTTTCATCCGCATCCAAATGATCCGCCTCTATTTATGGATGCAGCGCACATCAAAATGGATTCGCATGCCAAGATCAAGGTGATCGATTTGCGCAGATAG